In the genome of Euleptes europaea isolate rEulEur1 chromosome 7, rEulEur1.hap1, whole genome shotgun sequence, one region contains:
- the LOC130480846 gene encoding transforming growth factor beta-2 proprotein-like: MLWFPILWATVLGPGGTASALSTCQTLDLEVARARRVQAVRGQILSKLQMVAPPEQEQGVPDQPPPEVMLLYNSTRELTRERAACDGRSSSEEEEYYAKEVRRVDMLPPGHADNTIASTQPSPFFRLVRFDVSGAEPNLSSLVQAELRVYRVPNPRARATEQRVELYQVVRAWEPSAPTQRYVESRTLRPTDRAEWVSFDVTDTVSQWLDKRERNLGLKFGVHCPCCTYVPAGNTINPNHSEELEVRFAGLDDDLIKEAWKGRARPPDLSGKAPHLILTLLPPHRLEPPPKGRRRRAANAPACTRSTDQGCCLHTLYIDFRKDLKWKWIHQPKGYKANFCAGTCRYVWSTDTQYNMVLPLFNKLNPEASAAPCCVPHELEPLTILYYVGRSPKVQQLSNMVVKSCRCR; encoded by the exons ATGCTCTGGTTTCCGATCCTATGGGCAACGGTTCTGGGCCCTGGGGGTACAGCTTCGGCGCTCTCTACCTGCCAGACTTTGGACCTGGAGGTGGCCCGGGCCCGGCGGGTACAGGCCGTGCGAGGGCAAATCCTCAGCAAGCTGCAGATGGTGGCGCCTCCCGAACAGGAGCAAGGGGTGCCCGACCAACCACCCCCCGAGGTGATGCTGCTGTACAACAGCACGCGCGAGTTGACGCGGGAGCGAGCGGCCTGCGACGGGCGGAGCAGCAGCGAGGAAGAGGAGTACTACGCCAAGGAAGTGCGGCGGGTGGACATGTTGCCCCCCGGGCACGCTGACA ACACCATTGCGAGCACCCAGCCCAGCCCCTTCTTCCGCCTTGTGCGCTTCGATGTCTCGGGAGCCGAGCCCAACCTCAGCAGCCTTGTTCAAGCCGAGCTACGAGTCTACCGGGTGCCGAACCCCCGGGCTCGAGCCACGGAGCAGAGGGTGGAGCTGTATCAG GTGGTCCGGGCATGGGAGCCCTCTGCGCCAACCCAGCGTTATGTGGAGAGCCGGACGCTGCGGCCAACAGATCGGGCAGAGTGGGTATCGTTCGACGTCACTGATACTGTCAGCCAGTGGCTGGATAAAAGAG AGAGAAACCTGGGCCTGAAATTTGGGGTACACTGTCCTTGCTGCACTTATGTCCCTGCTGGGAACACGATCAACCCCAACCACAGCGAAGAGCTGGAGGTGCGCTTTGCAG GCCTGGACGATGACCTCATCAAGGAGGCTTGGAAAGGACGCGCCCGGCCCCCCGATCTCAGTGGCAAGGCCCCCCACTTGATCCTCACATTGTTGCCCCCACACCGCCTGGAGCCTCCCCCAAAGGGGCGCCGCCGTCGAGCAGCCAACGCCCCTGCCTGTACCAG GAGTACTGACCAGGGTTGTTGTCTCCACACCCTGTATATTGATTTCCGCAAAGATCTGAAGTGGAAATGGATCCACCAGCCAAAAGGCTACAAGGCGAATTTCTGCGCTGGGACCTGTCGCTACGTATGGAGCACGGACACGCAGTACAACATG GTGCTGCCATTGTTCAACAAGCTCAACCCCGAAGCCTCAGCCGCCCCCTGCTGCGTCCCTCATGAACTGGAGCCCTTGACCATCCTCTACTACGTAGGCCGCTCTCCCAAAGTGCAGCAGCTGAGCAACATGGTTGTGAAGTCTTGCCGCTGCCGCTGA